The sequence below is a genomic window from Corynebacterium afermentans subsp. afermentans.
TTGCCGTGCGTCAGTGGCGCGCCTTTGGGCTTGCCGGATGTGCCGGAGGTGTAGAGGATGAACGCGGTGTCGTCCTGGGTGATCTGCGGAAAGTGCACGGAGCGGGAGCGCTGCCGTATAAACTCGCGCCACGGCATCGCGCCGGGGGCGGGTTGTGTCAGCTCGGCGCGCAGCTTGGTCACCGGCGGGATGGGCAGCGACAGCGCGGCGCGCAGGTGCAGCGGGGTTTCCTCGAGCATGTTCACGGCCACCACGGTTTCAAGCTGGGTGCTTTTGCTTAACGACGCAAACGTGTCCGCCACCCGGTCAAAGACAATTGCTACCCGCGCCCCGTGGTCTTCGAATTGCGGTTGAAGTTCTGCCGCGGTGTAGAGCGGGTTGTGCTCCACCACGGTCGCGCCCAGGCGCAGGATGGCGGTGACGGCGATGACGTGCTGCGGGCAGTTCGGCAGCGCGACGGCCACGCGGTCGCCGCGGCGCACGCCCAGCTGCGTCAGGCCGGCGGCGGCACGAACGACCTGTTCGTTCAGGGCGGCGTAGGTGAGTGTTTTGCCCATGAACCAGGTGGCGGTGCTCTTCGGCTGCATGGCCACCGCCTGGTTGAACCAGCTGACCAGCGAGTCCGTCCCGATGGTGGGGTTGGGGTCGGTCCACTCGGCGTAGTGGTCGATCCAGGCTTTGGTGTCAAAGGCTCCCACGTAGGTCCTCCTTGTTGTTAGTTTGGCGAAACAAAGTGGCGACAAGTGTAACCTACGTTGCGGTAAGTCTGCTGCACTGCGCCGTCTGCGGGTTTGCTCTAGGCTGTGCCGCGAAACCATTCAAGGGGGAATTGGGGGAAACCATGACTACCTATTTCGAGCCGTCCATCGACGCCGACGCTGCCTTTGAGCTCACCCCGCCGGCGGGCCTGGACCAGTCCAACCTCGTGGACCCGGTAAAGGCGCCGCCCAAGCAGGGCTGGCGCAAACTCGTCCACTCCGTCACGCGCGGCCGCATCAACCCGGGCGGCTCCCGGCAAGAACTGGAGCAGCAGCAGCTTTTCGACGCCATCCGGGCACCCCTGCGCGGCGACTACCGCATCGCGGTGATGAGCCTGAAAGGCGGGGTGGGCAAAACCACCACCACGGTCGCGCTCGGCGGCGTGTTCGCCCAGACCCGCGGCGACCGCGTCATCGCCATCGACGCCAACCCGGACCTAGGCACCCTGGCCCAGCGCGCCGCCACCGCGCCGCCGGCGACCATCCGCGACCTGCTGCAGGCGCCGGGCACGGAACGCTACCCGCAGGTGCGCTCCTACACTAACCAGGCATCCTCGCGCCTGGAGGTCATCGGCTCTGAGCGCGACCCGGCCGTTAGCGAGGCGTTTTCTGAGGACGACTACCGCTGCGCCATCGACATCCTGCAGCACCACTACAACGTCATCCTCACCGACTGCGGCACGGGACTGATGCACTCCGCGATGGCTGGCGTGCTCGACCTGGCCAACGCGCTGGTGCTGGTGACTTCGCCGGCGCTGGACGGCGCCCAGTCGGCGTCGGCCACCCTGGACTGGCTCAACCTGCACGGCTACGACCAGCTTGCTGCCAACGCCGTGGTGGTCATCTCTGCTGGCGCGCCGGGCAAACCGACCATCGATATCGCCAAGGTCGCCGACCACTTCGCCTCCCGCACCCGCGCGGTGCACACCATCCCGTACGACCGCCACCTCGCCGAAGGGGCTGTCGTGGACCTGGAGCGCATCGCGCCTGCGACGCTGAAGGCCTACCAGCACCTCGCGGCGACGGTTGCCGCAGACTTTGGCTCCTGGCACCGCCACGCCGCCCACTGAGGTGGCGGCTATGCAAGATCGTTCATTCGCCCGTGAATTAGTTTGCTGTGACATTCTGGCGACCTGGGGATAGTGAATTATTCAACCGTCCAGGTGGGAACTAATTCACCGATCGGCTCCCGGTGAGTGAACTATTTTGCCCCGGCGGAATCTGTCAGGAACCACACAGCCGCGCTAGTCTTGCCCGCATGCGCGTCGCCATGATTTCAATGCACACCTCCCCGCTCGAGCAGCCGGGGACGGGAGACGCGGGCGGCATGAACGTCTACGTCCACAACACCGCCACTCAGCTGGCCCGTCAGGGCACCACGGTGGACGTGTTCACCCGCGCGACCCGCCCCAGCCAGGGCGAGGTGGTGGAGGTGGAGCCCGGCTACCGGGTGGTCAACGTGGTGGCCGGGCCCTACGAGGGGCTGGAGAAGGACGACCTGCCCACCCAGCTCGCTGCGTTTTCCGGCGGGGTGGTGCAGTTCGTCCGCGCGAACAACCTGGACTACGACCTCATCCATTCCCACTACTGGCTGTCCGGCCAGGTGGGGTGGCTCTTGGCGGACCTGGCCGGCATCCCGCTGGTGCACACCGGGCATACCTGGGCGGCGGTGAAAAACGCCTACGCCACAGACGCTTCAGAGTCGGAGGCGCGCCGCATCTGCGAGCAGCAGTTGGTGGACAACGCCGGGGTTCTGGTAGTCAACACCGAGGACGAAACCAATGAGTTGGCGCGCTTCTACGACGTGGATCCGGGGAAGATTTCCGTGGTCAGCCCCGGCGCGGACACGGAGCTGTACACGCCGGGCACGAACCGCAACACGGAGCTTGCGCGGCGCCACCTGGGTATTCCGCTGCACGCGAAGGTGGTGGCGTTTGTGGGCCGGCTGCAGGATTTCAAGGGCCCGCAGGTGCTGATTCGGGCGATGGGGGAGGTGGTGCGCCGCGGCCGCGTGGATGGCCCGTTGCGTGTGATCATCTGCGGCGGCGCGAGCGGCGCGGGTTCGTCGGTGGAGCGCTACCGCGAGCTCGCGGCGTCGGAAGGCATTGGCGGCTGCACCCGTTTCCTCGGGCCGCGGCCGCCGGAGGAGCTGGTGAGCATCTACCAGGCCGCGGATATTGTTGCGGTGCCCAGCTACAACGAGAGTTTCGGGCTCGTGGCGGTGGAGGCGCAGGCGACGGGCACCCCGGTTGTCGCGGCGCGCGTCGGCGGCCTGCCACTCGCGGTCGCGGACGGTGAGACTGGCTTGCTCGTCAACGGCCACGGCCACGAGGACTGGGCGCGGGCCTTAGAGCAATTGTTTATCGACGATCCCACGCGCATCCACATGGGCGAACAAGCCGTCGCCCACGCAAAAGCGTTTAGCTGGTCCGCCTCGGCGGAGAAACTGCTCGGTGTCTACGCCGACACCCTAAACGGCTACGTCCCGGGCGAAGCCACCCGGGACGCCGGCGGAATGTAGCTAGAGGCGCTTGGCGATCTCCTCGCCGAGGGAGGCGCCGCCCCAGTAGCCGATGCGGTCGGAGTGGTGGTTGATGGCGCGGTTGACCTCTGCCGGGTCGAACTGGCCCTGCGAAGCCTTCTGCGCCAGACCGGCGGCCTCTTGCTTGGCGTTGTCGACGGCTTTGCGCAGCTCCTCGCGAGGCGCTGGCGGCTTGAGGTTGGAGTTGAGGCGCTCGATCTCGGCGGAGACGCGTTCTTCCTCTTCGCCAGAGGTGGTGAAGTTCTCGCGCGGCGCGGTGGAGTCGGTGGGGGTGAACGCTTCGTTGACCTTGCCGTCGGGGATGCCGTAGGCGTCCTCGATAATGCGGTCCACCGGCTGCGCCTTGCCGAGTGGCCCGAGCGTCATGGAGGACACACCGACGGCGGCGCCGTCGCGCGGGTCGTAGTTCACGCCGCCGGAGTCGCCCTGCACGTAGTTCAGCCCCCAGCTGTAGATGCCGTTTCTGGTGCGGCCGATCTGCTTGGCGCAGGTGCGGCCCGTGGTGGCGCCGTCCTTGCATATGGGCTGGCCGAAGTTGTCGACCGACACCTCGCCCGGGGCGAGCGTGCGGAAGTCGCGCACACGGGTGATCTTCACAGGTTCGCCCTGCACACCGCCGTTGAAGTCGCGGGAGTGGGACAGGCCGGTTTCGGTCACGCCGTCGTCGATGCGCACCACGCCCCAGTCGGCAGTGCGGATGGACTGCATCGGGTCGCCCAGGTTCATTGCCTCCGCGGTGACGTGGTTGGACGCCACGCGCTCGCCGAAGCGCTTGTACTCGGTACCCACGGGGGCGTAGAACTCATTTTTCACCTCTGGGAAGCCGGGCATGGTGTTCACGCAGTGGGAGGCCGTGAGCATCACGCGCTGCGGCTCTTTGCCAGGCAGGTGCAGGGTGCCGTTGGGGCCCTGGGAACAGGTGCCCACCCAGCCGTCGCGCGGCATGGTCAGCTTCTGGCCGGTAGGCAGGTCGATCGTCTTCGGCGGGTCCTGCGGGAACACACGCATCGGCGCGCCGGGTGCCACGAGGGCGGGCGCGGCTTCCGCCGGCGCGGGGAGGACCTGAAGTGCGAGCATGCTGGCTGCTGCAAGTGCTGTTGCTGGTGTTCGAAGACTCAATCGCATGAGAATTAGCTTAACGCGAACCCGCCCCAAAGGGCGATGTCGTTGCCATGCTTATCGACGAGCCGCTGGACCTTTGAGCTCTCACGTGGCCTGGTCGATGCGCTCGCTTTCCGCGCCGGTGGTGGTGAATTCCGCACGCGGGGCGAAGCGTGCGGTAGTCGCGGATGCCGGTCAGCAGTGTGTTTTAGCGCAGGAATGCGTCGACGGCGCCACGCACATCGCCCGCGTGCTGCTGCGCAGCCGCGCCCGCGCGACCGGCGAGGTCCTGTGCCGCTGCGACCGGATCGGCGGCCTGGGGGAGCTGCGCGGCCTCCGCGCTGAAACGCGCCGCGTCCGCCTGCGCGCCCATGACGGCGCGGTCGAGCAACTCGCGTGGCTGGGGGCCGTCGACAAGCTGGGGTGCCTGAGGGGAGGACTGCGCAACTTCCTCGTACAACGGCGCGAAGTCGGCGCGCTGCGCGTCGGCTGCCGGGGTGAACGCCTCGTTGACCTGGCCGTCGGGGATGCCGTAGGCGTCCTCCAGAGCCCTATCAACCTGCTGCGAATTCCCCAGCGGCCCGAAGCCGATGATGCTCAGCCCCACAGCCTCGCCGGTGCGCGGGTCGTAGTTGATGCCGCCCGAATCGCCCGATTCGTAGCCCACGCCGAAGTGCCACACAAAGTTCTGGGTGCGAAACATCTGCACGCCGCAGGAGCGGCCGGTGCGCATGCCGTCCTTGCAAATGGGTTGGCCGGCATTGTCGAAGCTGATCAGCTCGTCTCCGCGCAGGTTGCGGTAGTCCTTCACCCCTGTGATCGCCACCGGCGCGGACGGGCCGCGACCCTTCTGATCCACTGACGACGACACGCCCGACGCTTCCACACCGGGCGCGAGGCGCACCGTCGCCCAGTCGGGCTCGTCGATGATGCGGTAGAAGTCCATCAACTCCCCGTTGCCGAGTTCAAACGGGGTGCGCTGCTGATCCACGTCACCCACCCGCGGGTACCCCACCTTCCCGTGTTCGCGCACCGGCGCGAACACGACAGGGCGGACAGTTTTGCCCTTGACCTCGAAACAGTGTGCCGCGGTGACCATGACCTGCTTCGTTTGCCCGTCCGGGGTGCGGACGGTGCCAACCGGGCCCTGGCTGCATCGCGCGCTGTGGGCGAAGGAGTCGGAGCCGTCGTTAAGCATGGCGATCGGTGCGCCGGGGGCGGCGAGTGCGGGGGCTGCTGCGGCGGCGCTTGGGGCGCCGAGGGTGACGCAGGCAGCTGCGAGGGCTGCTGTGAGGGTGGCTGCGAGGCGTGATTTCAACATGTCTTCAAACTCTAAACCCCTGCCCGTCCTCTGCCCGGCACACCCTTCCGGTTGCGGATCCAGCTAATCGGCTCCTGGGGGGGCTGGGGACGAAAAACGAGGTCCAACTAGCTGGATCTAGCGACCGGGCGGCGGCGAGGCAGCGGAGATTCCGCAACCGCCCGGCAAACCGCCGACAGTTGTCCCCATCCGTGGCATGCTTGGAGGTATGGGTAACGGAAAGCTGATTCTCGTTCGCCACGGGCAGAGCGAGTGGAACAAATCGAACCAGTTCACCGGCTGGGTGGACGTGGACCTCACCGAGCAGGGCGAGGCCGAGGCTGTGAACGCCGGCACGCTCATGGTTGAAAAAGGTGTCCTCCCGGACATCCTGTTCACCTCGCTGCTGCGCCGCGCGATCCGCACCGCGAACATCACGCTGAACGCGGCGGACCGCCACTGGATCCCGGTGGAGCGCAACTGGCGTCTCAACGAGCGTCACTACGGCAAACTGCAGGGCCTGAACAAGGCGGAGATCCGCGACGAGTTCGGCGAGGAGCAGTTCATGGAGTGGCGCCGCTCCTACGACACCCCGCCGCCGGAAATCGACACGGACAACGAGTACGCGCAGACCAATGATCCGCGCTACGCATTCCTGCCGGAGGTGCCGCGCACCGAGTGCCTGAAGGACGTGGTGGAGCGCTTCCTGCCGTACTACATCGACGTCATTGCGCCGCACGCCATGGCCGGTAAGAACGTCATGGTCGCAGCGCACGGCAACTCGTTGCGCGCGCTGGTGAAGTACCTGGACAACATCTCGGACGAGGACATCGCGGGGTTGAACATCCCGACCGGCATGCCGCTGGTTTACGAGATTGACGAAAACGGCAAGGTGCTCAACCCCGGCGGCACCTACCTGGACCCGGAGGCCGCCGAGGCCGGCGCCGCTGCTGTGGCGAACCAGGGGCAGAAGTAGCACACTGTCCCCGTGACGCCGATTCTCGCTTTTCTCATCGGTGCCGCGCTGACCGTGCCCGCTGTGCTGCTCAGCCAGTGGGTGCTTCGCTGGCGCGCCCGGAACCGGGCTGACGATGGCGTGCAGGACGATACTGTCGCCGCGGTCAGCCAGGTGCTGCACCTGGTCACCCAGGGCTCGCCCACCGGTATCGCGGTGATCAACCGCAGCGGCAACGTGATGCTGTCCAACGCGCGGGCCCACGACATGTCCATCGTGCATGACGGCAGCGTCAACCCCCGCGTGCTGGAGGCGGCGAAGGAGGTACTTGAGCAGCAGGAAGAGCATGTCCTCGACCTGGATCTGCCGCAGCGCACCACCGGCAGCCGCATCCGGAACGTGCGCGCGCTGGTCGCGCCGCTGACGTTGACGGACAACTTGTACGCCATTGTGTACGGCTCGGACGAGTCTGAAAACGTGCGCATGGAAAACGCGCGCCGCGACTTCGTGGCCAACGTCTCCCACGAGCTGAAGACCCCGGTGGGAGGTATGGCGCTTCTCGCGGAAGCGCTGCTGCAGGACCCCACGGACCCGGAGATGGTGGAATACTTCGGCAACAAGCTGCAGAAGGAAGCTCACCGCATGGGGGAGATGATCACGGATCTGATTTCCCTGTCCAAGCTCCAGGGCGCGGAGGCATTGCCGGACATGGCACCGGTGCGTGTGGACGACATCGTGGACGACGCGGTGGCGCGCAACCTGGTCGCCGCCGAGAACCACGGCATTGAGCTCACCCGCGGCCAGCGTCTTGGTCTGCGGGTGATGGGGGAGCGGGCCATGCTCACCGTGGCGGTGTCTAACCTGATCACCAACGCGATTAACTATTCGCCGAGCGGGCAACCGGTGAGTGTGACGCAGAGGCTGGTGCGCGACAACGTGGTGTTGATCAGAGTCACGGACCGGGGCATCGGTATTGCGCCGGAGGATCAGAAGCGCGTGTTTGAGCGGTTCTACAGGGTGGACAAGGCGCGCTCGCGCTCCACGGGCGGCACGGGGCTCGGGTTAGCCATCGTGAAGCATGTGGTGGCCAACCATGGCGGTACCATTAGATTGTGGTCGAGACCTGGGACAGGCTCAACGTTCACTATCGAGCTGCCCCTGTACGACCCTGAGGCCGCTGGCGGAACAGGAACAGGAACAGAAAAGGAAGAGTGAAGTGACAACCATTCTTATCGTTGAAGACGAGGAATCGCTGTCGGATCCTTTGGCCTACCTGCTGCGCAAGGAAGGCTTCGAGGCCGTCGTGGCCGCCGACGGGCAGGAGGGGCTAGACCTGTTCGCCTCCCAGGACATCGATTTGGTGTTGCTGGATCTGATGCTGCCGGGCATGAGCGGCACTGACGTGTGCAAGAAGCTGCGTGCGGAGTCGTCTGTGCCGATCATCATGGTCACCGCCCGCGACAGCGAGATCGACAAGGTTGTCGGCTTGGAACTGGGCGCGGACGATTACGTGACTAAGCCGTACTCCACGCGCGAGCTTGTCGCCCGCATTCGTGCGGTGCTGCGCCGCGGGCCGGAGACTGAGGTGGTGGAGGAGGTCGACGACCAGCTGCTGCAGGGCGGCCGCGTGACCATGGACGTGGAGCGCCACACGGTGCTTGTGGACGGCCAGCCGGTGCCCATGCCGCTCAAAGAGTTCGATCTTCTGGAGTACCTGCTGCGCAACGCGGGTCGTGTGCTCACCCGCGGCCAGCTGATCGACCGTATCTGGGGCGCGGATTACGTCGGCGACACCAAAACTCTGGACGTGCACGTCAAGCGCCTGCGCACCAAGATTGAGGCGGAGCCGTCGCGCCCCACCCAACTCGTCACCGTCCGCGGCCTCGGCTACAAGTTCGAGGCGTAAGCGCGTAAGCGCGCGGTTATGAGTGCGCGGCTTGGGTTGCGGGGTGGGTGGCCCGGAGGTCGTCGCTAAGCTGGGTGCGCTTTTCGCAATGCTTCGCGACGACACCGTACGGCTTTTCCCCGATCAGTGCGATGAGCTCGTCTTTCATGGACTGCCAGATTGGCGTGCCGCCGGTGTGGCAGTTGGGCGCGGAGGTGCACCACCAGTCGAAGTCCTCTCCGCCGCCGCCCCACTGACGGCGGTGGTACTCGCCGATGGTGGTGCGCAGAATTTCTTGGCCGTCTGAGCGCTCCTCCCACGCGTCCTCGCGGGAAAACGGCACTTGCCAGCACACCTCCGGCTTCGTGCCCACGATGTTGCGTCCTTCCGCCATGGCGAACTGGTGGAACGCGCAGCCTGCGCCGGTGGGGTGGCCGGGGCGGTTGGCGAAGATGCAGGCGCCGTCGACGATCTTGGTCTTGATGTGGGGGCCGGCCTCCTCGTCGTCGGGGTCGGGCTCGGCATCGAGCGCGTCTTCGTCTTCATCCCACTCCAGCCACGGCTCGAGCCAGGTCGGGTCGTTGGCGGCGAAGTAGGCGTCCGTCTCAGCTGGGCGCAGCTGCCAGTACTTCGCCGGCATCTCCTTGACGGCGTTGTAGACGGTGTCGCGGTCTTCCTCGTCCGCGATGTAGGCGCCGTGGATGCAGCAGCCGACAGCCGGGTTGGATTCGTCGATGCCGTGGCACTCGGGAGTGCCGAAGCGGCAGGACCAGGTCGCTTCCGCCCAGGTCAGGTCGATGGAGAAGATGTGGTTCGGATCATCCGGGTGGACGAATTCGAACCACTCGCGGGGGAAATCGGGGCGGGTTTCGCGGCCCGCCAGGATGGAGCGGCCGGCCGGCGAGTCCGCGGGGAAGCCGAGAAAAACGGGTTTCGGGGCTGGTTGATTCACACCTGGACACGGTAGACCCGTTACCCTGGGGTGGTGAGATTAGGTGTATTAGATGTCGGCAGCAACACGATCCATCTCGTGGCGGTCGACGCGTACAGCGGTAGCCGCCCGACGCCGATGAGCGATTGGAAGCAGCCGCTGCGTCTCGTTGAGCTGCTGGATAAAAAGGGCAATATTGAGGACAAGGGCATAGCCAAGCTTGTCGACGCTGTCCAGGAGGCATCCGACCTCGCGGACAACCTCAAGTGCGAGGAGCTCGTGGCATTCGCCACCTCGGCGGTGCGTTCGGCCACCAACTCCCAGGACGTGCTCAAGCGCGTGGAGAAGAAGACCGGCGTGAAGCTGAACATCCTCTCTGGAGAAGAGGAGGCGCGCCTGACGTTTCTGGCGGCGCGTCGCTGGCACGGCTGGTCCGCCGGCCGCATCACTAACTTCGACATCGGCGGCGGCTCGCTGGAGATCTCCACGGGCACCGAAGAGATGCCGGATCTGGCCGTGTCTCTGAACCTGGGCGCGGGGCGTTTGACCCACGAGTGGTTCGACACCGACCCGCCGGAGCGCAAAAAGATCAACATGCTGCGCGACTACATCGACGCCGAGCTCGCCGGGCCTGCCGAGCAGTTCAAGGCGATGGGAGAGGCTGGTTTGGCCGTGGGCACGTCTAAGACGTTCCGCTCGCTGGCCCGCCTCACCGGCGCCGCGCCGTCGTCCGCCGGCCCGTTCGTGCAGCGCACGCTCACCGCGCCGGGTCTGCGCCAACTCATCGCGTTCATTTCCCGCATGACGGCCGCGGACCGCGCGGAGCTTGAGGGCATCAATTCGGACCGCTCCCACCAGATCGTCGCTGGTGCGCTGGTGGCGGAAGCTGCGATGCGTGCGTTGAATGTTGATAAGTTAGAGATCTGCCCGTGGGCGTTGCGCGAGGGCGTGATTCTTAAGCGCATCGACAAGGGGTCTTTGGACGCTGAACAGGAAGCTAATAAAGGAGACGACAACTAATGGCCGACAAACAGCTCACTGTTGCCGAGCTCCTCGCGCGCGCCGAAAAGGAAAACCCGTCCGGCTCGCGCCGCCCGCGTCGCCGCCGCAGCCTCGAGGACGGCGGCGTCTCCGTCGCCGAACTGACCGACTCGTTCAAGAAGGTCGACGCGAAGCCGGCTGAGGTGAAGCACTCCAGCGTGCCTATCGACGCACCTTCGGATACCCCCAAAAGGACCCCCACCCAGGCGCCGAAGCCGGAGCCG
It includes:
- a CDS encoding MinD/ParA family ATP-binding protein — encoded protein: MTTYFEPSIDADAAFELTPPAGLDQSNLVDPVKAPPKQGWRKLVHSVTRGRINPGGSRQELEQQQLFDAIRAPLRGDYRIAVMSLKGGVGKTTTTVALGGVFAQTRGDRVIAIDANPDLGTLAQRAATAPPATIRDLLQAPGTERYPQVRSYTNQASSRLEVIGSERDPAVSEAFSEDDYRCAIDILQHHYNVILTDCGTGLMHSAMAGVLDLANALVLVTSPALDGAQSASATLDWLNLHGYDQLAANAVVVISAGAPGKPTIDIAKVADHFASRTRAVHTIPYDRHLAEGAVVDLERIAPATLKAYQHLAATVAADFGSWHRHAAH
- the mshA gene encoding D-inositol-3-phosphate glycosyltransferase; protein product: MRVAMISMHTSPLEQPGTGDAGGMNVYVHNTATQLARQGTTVDVFTRATRPSQGEVVEVEPGYRVVNVVAGPYEGLEKDDLPTQLAAFSGGVVQFVRANNLDYDLIHSHYWLSGQVGWLLADLAGIPLVHTGHTWAAVKNAYATDASESEARRICEQQLVDNAGVLVVNTEDETNELARFYDVDPGKISVVSPGADTELYTPGTNRNTELARRHLGIPLHAKVVAFVGRLQDFKGPQVLIRAMGEVVRRGRVDGPLRVIICGGASGAGSSVERYRELAASEGIGGCTRFLGPRPPEELVSIYQAADIVAVPSYNESFGLVAVEAQATGTPVVAARVGGLPLAVADGETGLLVNGHGHEDWARALEQLFIDDPTRIHMGEQAVAHAKAFSWSASAEKLLGVYADTLNGYVPGEATRDAGGM
- a CDS encoding phosphoglyceromutase, with amino-acid sequence MGNGKLILVRHGQSEWNKSNQFTGWVDVDLTEQGEAEAVNAGTLMVEKGVLPDILFTSLLRRAIRTANITLNAADRHWIPVERNWRLNERHYGKLQGLNKAEIRDEFGEEQFMEWRRSYDTPPPEIDTDNEYAQTNDPRYAFLPEVPRTECLKDVVERFLPYYIDVIAPHAMAGKNVMVAAHGNSLRALVKYLDNISDEDIAGLNIPTGMPLVYEIDENGKVLNPGGTYLDPEAAEAGAAAVANQGQK
- a CDS encoding sensor histidine kinase, yielding MTPILAFLIGAALTVPAVLLSQWVLRWRARNRADDGVQDDTVAAVSQVLHLVTQGSPTGIAVINRSGNVMLSNARAHDMSIVHDGSVNPRVLEAAKEVLEQQEEHVLDLDLPQRTTGSRIRNVRALVAPLTLTDNLYAIVYGSDESENVRMENARRDFVANVSHELKTPVGGMALLAEALLQDPTDPEMVEYFGNKLQKEAHRMGEMITDLISLSKLQGAEALPDMAPVRVDDIVDDAVARNLVAAENHGIELTRGQRLGLRVMGERAMLTVAVSNLITNAINYSPSGQPVSVTQRLVRDNVVLIRVTDRGIGIAPEDQKRVFERFYRVDKARSRSTGGTGLGLAIVKHVVANHGGTIRLWSRPGTGSTFTIELPLYDPEAAGGTGTGTEKEE
- a CDS encoding response regulator transcription factor; its protein translation is MTTILIVEDEESLSDPLAYLLRKEGFEAVVAADGQEGLDLFASQDIDLVLLDLMLPGMSGTDVCKKLRAESSVPIIMVTARDSEIDKVVGLELGADDYVTKPYSTRELVARIRAVLRRGPETEVVEEVDDQLLQGGRVTMDVERHTVLVDGQPVPMPLKEFDLLEYLLRNAGRVLTRGQLIDRIWGADYVGDTKTLDVHVKRLRTKIEAEPSRPTQLVTVRGLGYKFEA
- a CDS encoding Ppx/GppA phosphatase family protein, with the protein product MRLGVLDVGSNTIHLVAVDAYSGSRPTPMSDWKQPLRLVELLDKKGNIEDKGIAKLVDAVQEASDLADNLKCEELVAFATSAVRSATNSQDVLKRVEKKTGVKLNILSGEEEARLTFLAARRWHGWSAGRITNFDIGGGSLEISTGTEEMPDLAVSLNLGAGRLTHEWFDTDPPERKKINMLRDYIDAELAGPAEQFKAMGEAGLAVGTSKTFRSLARLTGAAPSSAGPFVQRTLTAPGLRQLIAFISRMTAADRAELEGINSDRSHQIVAGALVAEAAMRALNVDKLEICPWALREGVILKRIDKGSLDAEQEANKGDDN